One Lysinibacillus sp. OF-1 DNA segment encodes these proteins:
- a CDS encoding LacI family DNA-binding transcriptional regulator: MVFLVSSKDVAKHAGVSQTTVSRVLNTPELVKPKTIEKVMKAIEELNYVPNDIARSLVQKKTGIITLISGPLHNPFFVDTTTAIVNYVNARGYKVNVYFGTEDNLHSIYNAVLETKADAIILSSMLYQDDLFFKLEKLGIPFIMFNRKHQENRHFVEIDNVHAGYLAANHVLSLGHQSLCWIGGPHQMSTFYGRYQGFERALKEHGIEAKAVPTFLTNTNKKDIERAFEELLQLDSRPTAICAATDAIAIEILNLCLERGFQVPKDFNVIGIDNVELSKHHSIALTTVGLTTEENLGFMAIEKLFEIMEKKSTCIQQTESVKLFPRNTTCKNELM, translated from the coding sequence GTGGTTTTTTTGGTATCTTCAAAAGATGTGGCAAAGCATGCTGGTGTCTCACAAACAACCGTGTCTAGGGTGTTGAATACGCCAGAGCTGGTAAAGCCAAAAACAATTGAAAAAGTAATGAAGGCGATTGAGGAACTAAACTATGTGCCAAATGATATAGCAAGATCGCTTGTTCAGAAAAAAACAGGCATTATAACATTGATTTCGGGGCCGTTACACAACCCTTTTTTTGTTGATACAACAACAGCAATCGTGAATTATGTTAATGCACGTGGCTATAAAGTCAATGTCTATTTTGGAACAGAGGATAATTTACATTCAATTTATAATGCGGTTTTGGAAACAAAAGCAGACGCGATCATTTTATCTTCTATGCTGTACCAAGATGATTTGTTTTTTAAACTAGAAAAACTAGGCATCCCGTTTATTATGTTTAATCGTAAGCATCAAGAAAATAGACATTTTGTAGAGATTGATAATGTGCATGCTGGTTATCTTGCAGCCAATCATGTTTTATCGTTAGGGCATCAATCCTTATGCTGGATAGGTGGGCCCCATCAAATGAGTACTTTTTATGGGCGCTATCAGGGATTTGAACGGGCCTTAAAGGAACATGGGATAGAGGCCAAAGCCGTGCCTACTTTTTTAACGAACACTAATAAAAAGGATATTGAACGTGCCTTTGAGGAACTTTTACAACTCGATAGTAGACCAACAGCTATTTGCGCAGCTACAGATGCTATCGCTATTGAAATATTAAATCTTTGTTTGGAAAGAGGCTTTCAGGTTCCGAAGGATTTTAATGTCATAGGTATTGATAATGTCGAGCTGAGTAAACATCATTCTATTGCTTTAACAACAGTTGGTTTAACCACAGAGGAAAACCTTGGTTTTATGGCCATCGAAAAATTATTTGAGATCATGGAAAAAAAAAGTACTTGCATCCAGCAAACAGAGTCTGTTAAACTTTTCCCAAGAAATACAACGTGTAAAAATGAACTGATGTAA
- a CDS encoding RNA-splicing ligase RtcB: MIDIKGRYTEAKIYAQTALQTAIEQIQELTDQAFMAGTKVRIMPDYHAGKGCVIGTTIQLQGRVVPNLVGVDVGCGVLVAQLNVSTVDYEKLDTIIRTHIPSGQDIHQEVSPNRHFLEFEGKQFRASGLKDDYTNLSLGTLGGGNHFIELAKDEDNHYYLLIHTGSRYVGAKVANWHQKRAYENLRRQDLTEKIVELKQQGREQEIQTMIQAYKEQHPPVPKDLAYLEGEAFHDYIHDMKIAQQFARMNRWTIAETIAKQMDWHFVDTFDTIHNYIETETMTLRKGAVRANKGEKLVIPMNMRDGSLICIGKGNAEWNYSAPHGAGRMFSRRAAKKALNMEDFKDTMKGVWTTSVNEETLDEAPMAYKPMAEITAAIGETVDIVKVIQPVYNFKASEAAKPYERKG; this comes from the coding sequence ATGATTGACATTAAAGGTCGTTACACAGAGGCCAAAATTTATGCACAAACAGCATTGCAAACTGCCATCGAGCAAATTCAAGAGCTGACAGATCAGGCTTTCATGGCAGGTACTAAGGTACGGATTATGCCAGATTATCATGCGGGGAAAGGTTGTGTTATTGGCACAACCATTCAATTACAGGGTCGTGTTGTACCAAATCTTGTCGGTGTAGATGTAGGCTGTGGTGTATTAGTCGCTCAATTAAATGTATCGACAGTGGATTATGAAAAGCTCGATACCATTATTCGAACACATATACCAAGTGGGCAGGACATTCATCAAGAAGTATCACCCAATCGACATTTTTTAGAGTTTGAAGGTAAACAATTTCGAGCAAGCGGCTTGAAAGATGACTATACCAATCTATCATTAGGGACACTTGGTGGAGGCAATCATTTCATTGAATTGGCAAAGGATGAAGACAATCACTACTATTTATTGATCCATACAGGTTCACGCTATGTAGGGGCAAAGGTTGCCAATTGGCATCAAAAGAGAGCTTATGAAAATTTACGTAGACAAGATTTGACTGAAAAGATAGTAGAGCTTAAGCAGCAAGGACGGGAACAGGAGATTCAAACGATGATTCAAGCCTATAAGGAACAACACCCGCCAGTTCCGAAAGATTTAGCCTATTTAGAAGGTGAAGCTTTCCATGACTATATTCACGATATGAAGATTGCACAGCAGTTTGCACGTATGAATCGTTGGACGATTGCAGAAACGATTGCTAAACAGATGGATTGGCATTTTGTAGATACCTTTGATACGATCCATAACTATATTGAGACAGAAACAATGACCCTTCGTAAGGGGGCTGTTCGTGCTAATAAAGGAGAAAAGCTTGTCATCCCTATGAATATGCGAGACGGTTCTCTTATTTGTATTGGGAAGGGCAATGCAGAATGGAATTATTCAGCACCGCATGGAGCAGGGCGCATGTTCTCACGTCGAGCGGCTAAAAAAGCGTTGAATATGGAAGATTTTAAAGACACGATGAAAGGGGTTTGGACAACATCTGTTAACGAAGAAACATTGGATGAGGCACCAATGGCCTATAAGCCAATGGCAGAAATTACAGCTGCTATTGGGGAAACAGTGGATATTGTAAAAGTTATTCAACCCGTCTACAATTTTAAAGCGAGTGAAGCAGCTAAGCCCTATGAACGAAAGGGCTAA
- a CDS encoding dynamin family protein: MTNIDNTPIEYTTSANNILPQFVDHLRHLYGIIVQNTYVKDTAKHLNRIIQDANNQTMILVVGKERVGKTTLVNGLLGREILSVDDQHPTGVNTFIRYGEQEEIKAYFLDGVVAIFDMSKLELLTTGDTFASQILREHLDYLEVYLKNDLLKSVTIIDSVSLEAGGGEMAYFSEALMNRVDEIFWVLRAGSMAIDAELLLIDALKNKGVEPLCVINGIDIDEHATAFMSSEQQRIGHLMSDFVAVSATDALEAKQTDNQELWQKSQYDHLIAHIHRVAENSDKKTYAILIRFLQWLERFRFELTVIPQRDPFQSAVENIEKYAGDTQYEFSRYQRDLAIVKEYEQEYEQVANTFKQVQTLYQLLQTISQHDYLQDDKVEEFTEMAVYYQQMLREYRNMHSEYSREYERLDAQHKKIHGKGLMKAIFGQHTQNEFFKERVQKLNEQQLDCVAQYDKVQQAEATVLQMMQGIQSYLVDLVKERLHRIEQKVQELNQQRAKEKRQLKRYAEKLNEFSCLIEAQGYIKEQLLPFLMNEQMPLKTKDLEMLEETVQAILAIDLSNKGLLARSQMHNKMESIAIPFDVQEKYALQRLTLKEEDVKSNDIPEIPKKLAVQYEE, translated from the coding sequence ATGACGAACATTGACAACACGCCAATCGAATATACAACCTCAGCGAATAATATTTTGCCACAATTTGTTGATCACCTGCGACATTTGTATGGCATCATTGTGCAAAATACATATGTGAAAGATACAGCGAAACATTTAAATCGGATTATTCAAGATGCCAATAACCAAACGATGATCTTAGTAGTCGGAAAAGAGCGAGTGGGCAAAACGACACTTGTCAATGGGCTTCTTGGACGTGAAATATTATCAGTTGATGATCAGCATCCAACAGGTGTAAATACATTTATACGCTACGGTGAACAAGAAGAGATTAAAGCCTATTTTTTAGATGGCGTTGTAGCTATATTTGATATGAGTAAACTAGAGCTACTGACAACTGGTGATACGTTTGCCTCTCAGATTTTACGGGAACATTTAGATTATCTTGAAGTCTATTTGAAAAATGATTTATTAAAATCGGTAACTATTATCGATTCTGTCTCATTAGAAGCAGGTGGAGGCGAAATGGCTTATTTCTCAGAAGCGCTTATGAACCGTGTCGATGAAATTTTCTGGGTGCTGCGTGCGGGTTCTATGGCGATTGATGCCGAACTATTATTGATCGATGCATTAAAAAATAAAGGGGTAGAACCTTTATGTGTCATCAATGGCATTGATATCGATGAGCATGCTACAGCATTTATGAGCTCAGAACAACAACGTATTGGTCATTTAATGAGTGATTTTGTAGCGGTTTCAGCAACCGATGCACTAGAAGCCAAACAAACGGACAACCAGGAGCTTTGGCAAAAAAGCCAGTACGATCATTTAATTGCCCACATCCATCGTGTGGCTGAAAATAGTGATAAAAAAACCTACGCCATCTTAATCCGCTTCTTGCAATGGCTTGAACGATTCCGCTTCGAATTAACTGTAATTCCACAACGTGATCCTTTTCAATCTGCTGTAGAGAATATTGAGAAATATGCAGGCGATACCCAATATGAATTTTCTCGCTATCAACGGGATTTAGCAATTGTTAAAGAATATGAGCAAGAATACGAGCAGGTAGCGAATACATTTAAACAAGTTCAAACATTATATCAGCTGTTACAAACGATCTCGCAACATGATTATTTACAGGATGATAAGGTGGAAGAGTTTACTGAAATGGCTGTGTATTACCAACAAATGTTACGGGAATACCGCAACATGCATAGTGAATATTCCCGTGAATATGAGCGTTTGGATGCGCAGCATAAAAAAATTCATGGCAAAGGGCTTATGAAAGCTATTTTTGGTCAGCATACACAAAATGAATTTTTCAAAGAGCGAGTTCAAAAATTAAATGAGCAGCAATTGGATTGTGTCGCTCAATATGACAAAGTACAGCAAGCGGAAGCCACTGTATTACAAATGATGCAAGGTATACAATCCTATTTAGTGGATTTAGTGAAAGAGCGCTTGCATCGTATTGAACAAAAAGTACAAGAATTAAATCAACAACGTGCAAAAGAGAAGCGCCAATTAAAGCGTTATGCTGAAAAGTTAAACGAATTTTCTTGCTTAATTGAAGCGCAGGGTTATATTAAAGAGCAGCTTCTACCATTTTTAATGAACGAGCAAATGCCGCTGAAAACGAAGGATCTTGAAATGCTAGAGGAAACTGTTCAGGCTATTCTAGCTATTGATTTATCCAACAAAGGCTTACTTGCACGAAGTCAAATGCATAATAAAATGGAAAGTATTGCAATACCTTTTGATGTGCAAGAAAAGTACGCACTACAAAGGCTTACGTTAAAAGAAGAAGATGTAAAATCAAACGATATACCAGAAATACCAAAGAAATTAGCTGTTCAGTATGAAGAATAA
- the rbsK gene encoding ribokinase → MITVIGSLNMDLVVHMDTFPKQGETILGNAFQTVPGGKGANQAVAAARLGSEVAMIGCVGEDYFGKALQATLQQEQIQTDAIVTSTSSPTGIANILLYNDDNRIVVVPGANYALSPSHLEASKELIQKSQMVIIQLEIPKETTAYAIQLCKEAGVSVLLNPAPAANFDVQWMEDISYLTPNETECAEIFNEPFEQLLEKYPNKIILTRGSDGACYFDGSYPIHVPGYMTTAVDTTGAGDTFNGALAYALVEGQSLDEAVYFANIAASLSVEKFGAQGGMPTLGAVYARMAGVEE, encoded by the coding sequence ATGATTACAGTGATCGGAAGTTTAAATATGGATTTAGTTGTACACATGGATACTTTTCCAAAACAAGGGGAAACCATTCTGGGCAATGCATTTCAAACGGTCCCTGGAGGAAAAGGGGCTAATCAAGCAGTTGCGGCAGCTCGTCTTGGCAGTGAAGTGGCAATGATTGGCTGTGTAGGTGAGGATTATTTTGGTAAGGCATTACAAGCCACTTTACAGCAGGAGCAGATTCAGACAGATGCGATTGTAACTAGTACTTCTTCTCCTACAGGCATTGCCAATATTCTTCTTTACAATGACGATAATCGAATCGTTGTTGTACCTGGAGCAAACTATGCGTTATCCCCATCTCACCTTGAAGCTTCTAAGGAATTGATACAAAAAAGTCAAATGGTAATCATACAGCTTGAAATCCCAAAAGAGACGACAGCCTACGCCATTCAATTATGTAAAGAAGCAGGTGTTTCTGTCCTATTAAATCCTGCACCAGCAGCCAATTTTGATGTGCAGTGGATGGAGGATATTAGCTATTTAACGCCAAATGAAACAGAATGTGCTGAAATTTTTAATGAGCCGTTCGAGCAACTTTTAGAAAAGTATCCTAATAAAATAATTTTGACACGAGGTAGTGATGGTGCATGTTATTTCGATGGCTCCTATCCAATCCATGTACCAGGCTATATGACGACAGCTGTGGATACAACTGGAGCAGGAGATACGTTTAATGGGGCATTAGCCTATGCTTTAGTAGAGGGACAATCGTTGGATGAGGCCGTATACTTCGCCAATATTGCTGCTTCCTTGTCTGTAGAAAAATTTGGTGCACAAGGCGGCATGCCAACACTTGGCGCTGTTTACGCTCGGATGGCTGGAGTAGAGGAATAG
- a CDS encoding Lrp/AsnC family transcriptional regulator translates to MDSIDADILMRLQSDARLSMTSLGKLIGLSQPAITERVKRLEEQEVIKSYRAIVSNEKVGKTTVAFVLFRTTKCNNFVDYCKQASQVVECHRISGEYNYLIKVVVESTKELELFENDSMKYGDSTTLISLSSPIENKSLIPNLSVE, encoded by the coding sequence ATGGATAGTATTGATGCAGATATACTAATGCGTTTACAATCAGATGCTCGGTTGTCAATGACTTCCCTTGGAAAACTAATAGGATTATCTCAACCAGCAATAACAGAGAGGGTAAAAAGACTAGAAGAACAAGAAGTGATTAAGAGCTACAGAGCTATAGTTTCGAATGAAAAAGTTGGGAAAACCACTGTTGCGTTTGTCCTTTTCCGGACTACAAAGTGCAATAATTTCGTTGATTATTGTAAGCAGGCCTCACAAGTAGTAGAGTGTCACCGAATTAGCGGAGAATACAATTATTTGATTAAAGTAGTAGTTGAATCAACAAAGGAACTTGAATTATTTGAAAATGATAGTATGAAGTATGGCGATTCCACTACATTGATTTCCTTATCATCACCTATTGAAAACAAGTCATTGATACCAAATTTAAGTGTTGAGTAA
- a CDS encoding MFS transporter gives MNNNDLTKQNEKSVAIPSERLPWAGLIALAMAGFICILTETIPAGLLIQISEGLAVSESLAGQLITAYALGSLIAAIPITTATQGWHRKPLLLLCIIGFLVFNTITALSSSFTLTIIARFFAGVTAGVLWGMSAGYARLMAPELLKGRAMAVAMIGTPLALAFGVPAGAFLGSLVGWRSVFGIMSLLAVLLILWIIWKIPDFPGQTSEKRMTLLKVFVTPGVRPILFVVLVWILSHNILYTYIGPYLSEAGLAQRVDLVLLVFGIASLVGIWAIGIFIERILRTLVLMSLAGFGLASLLLGIGISHPTIIYIAVALWGLTFGGAATLTQTAIADNAKKGADIAQSMLVTVWNLAIGGGSAIGAILMESFDVVSFPWVMFILILLGFLVAFRANVSGFPQTKQ, from the coding sequence ATGAATAATAATGATTTAACTAAACAAAATGAAAAATCTGTTGCAATACCTTCAGAACGTCTCCCTTGGGCCGGTTTAATTGCACTAGCTATGGCAGGGTTCATATGTATCCTTACCGAAACTATACCAGCTGGTTTATTAATACAGATAAGTGAAGGACTCGCTGTGTCCGAATCTCTTGCAGGTCAACTTATTACAGCTTATGCTCTTGGCTCACTAATTGCAGCTATTCCTATAACCACTGCAACACAAGGGTGGCATAGGAAACCCTTGCTGCTTTTATGTATTATTGGGTTCCTTGTATTTAATACTATTACAGCCCTTTCTTCTAGTTTTACCTTAACTATAATAGCTCGATTCTTTGCGGGTGTAACGGCAGGCGTCCTGTGGGGAATGAGCGCGGGATATGCACGACTTATGGCGCCAGAGTTACTTAAGGGAAGGGCAATGGCAGTGGCCATGATTGGTACTCCTCTTGCATTAGCTTTTGGTGTTCCTGCTGGGGCATTTCTCGGTTCCCTTGTTGGCTGGAGATCTGTTTTCGGAATAATGTCACTCTTAGCAGTATTATTGATTTTATGGATTATCTGGAAAATCCCTGACTTTCCTGGGCAAACATCTGAAAAGCGAATGACCCTGCTCAAGGTTTTCGTTACCCCTGGGGTTCGTCCGATTTTATTTGTTGTATTAGTTTGGATACTTTCTCATAACATACTTTATACTTATATCGGACCATACCTCTCCGAAGCAGGTCTTGCGCAACGAGTTGATTTGGTTTTACTCGTTTTCGGTATTGCATCTTTAGTTGGAATTTGGGCTATTGGTATATTCATTGAGCGTATACTACGTACTTTAGTGTTAATGAGTCTAGCCGGATTTGGATTGGCATCATTATTATTAGGTATCGGAATTAGTCACCCTACTATCATTTACATTGCTGTAGCTTTATGGGGTTTAACTTTTGGAGGAGCAGCAACACTTACGCAAACAGCAATAGCAGATAATGCTAAAAAAGGTGCAGATATTGCCCAATCAATGCTAGTTACTGTTTGGAACCTCGCTATCGGTGGAGGGAGTGCAATTGGAGCAATCCTGATGGAATCATTTGATGTAGTATCTTTTCCATGGGTAATGTTTATCCTCATTCTTCTTGGATTTCTAGTAGCGTTTCGCGCAAATGTTTCTGGGTTTCCTCAAACAAAACAATGA
- a CDS encoding methyl-accepting chemotaxis protein, with translation MGQQQKNGRVRKGSLKNRIIGISLLLFISIISISSYLNIKTVKENVSDALLEKSIQQVDEIARQVENILVSNSNPTVELQNFVENKVQQNGIAYAVVIDKNVTAIAHSDKEKIGKNYEDDSYSVDGAKNGKTMTSRFYADVQKSWTFDIMVPIYINNTLYGSMDVGIFEGDITKVTNAILLKEIITVAVGCILFIILMIFILNKMFKPLLLAVDKCNDMGKGEFTELIPPKYTTRNDEVGKLTYALNEMQNHFVDLLNEISLTSNKVTASSEELRDATSTSLESSKDLSSAVEDIAKGAVEQAKDTEYGTASIGELGELIESNQDHLENLNLFVDEVSHIKDESLLILKELVAKTEENNKAAKEIYDIILTTNESSGKIQNASQMIRTISEQTNLLALNAAIEASRAGEAGKGFAVVADEIRKLAEQSNQFTKEIATVIGDLTAKTGQAVQTIQEVNHIVNSQATSVKTTNGKFEDVANSIEKIKTVIEELYNLGNNMGEKKDEVIDILQNLSAISEENAAGTEEAAAYLQNQTNSIYEIANSSEELAKLANKMQENVSKFTIQTNSTRL, from the coding sequence ATGGGTCAACAGCAGAAAAATGGTAGAGTCAGAAAAGGAAGCTTAAAAAATCGTATTATTGGAATATCACTTTTACTGTTTATTTCGATTATCAGCATCAGTTCCTATTTAAATATTAAGACAGTTAAAGAAAATGTTTCAGATGCTTTATTAGAAAAGAGTATACAGCAGGTCGATGAAATTGCACGTCAAGTGGAGAATATTCTAGTTTCTAACTCTAATCCTACAGTGGAACTGCAAAATTTCGTTGAAAACAAAGTACAACAAAATGGAATTGCTTATGCAGTTGTCATTGATAAAAATGTTACGGCAATTGCCCATAGTGATAAGGAGAAAATAGGTAAAAACTATGAAGATGATTCCTACTCTGTAGATGGAGCGAAAAATGGGAAAACGATGACTAGTAGATTTTATGCGGATGTTCAGAAAAGTTGGACGTTCGATATAATGGTACCGATTTATATAAATAATACGCTTTACGGATCTATGGATGTAGGTATTTTCGAGGGTGACATCACAAAAGTTACGAATGCCATTTTACTAAAGGAAATTATTACAGTTGCTGTTGGCTGTATTTTATTCATTATTTTAATGATTTTTATTTTAAATAAAATGTTCAAACCTTTACTGTTAGCAGTTGATAAATGCAATGACATGGGAAAAGGAGAATTCACTGAGTTAATCCCCCCAAAATATACAACTAGAAACGATGAAGTAGGTAAGCTTACATATGCTTTAAATGAGATGCAAAATCACTTTGTTGATTTACTTAATGAAATCAGTCTAACTTCGAATAAGGTTACTGCATCATCTGAAGAACTGCGAGATGCAACCAGTACTTCTTTAGAGTCTTCAAAGGATTTATCATCTGCTGTTGAAGACATTGCTAAGGGAGCTGTGGAACAAGCAAAAGATACCGAATACGGGACTGCAAGTATTGGAGAGCTAGGAGAATTAATTGAAAGTAATCAGGATCATTTAGAAAATCTGAATCTATTTGTCGATGAAGTAAGCCATATTAAAGATGAAAGCTTACTCATATTAAAAGAGCTTGTTGCTAAAACAGAAGAAAATAATAAGGCAGCAAAAGAAATTTATGACATCATTCTCACGACAAACGAAAGCTCTGGGAAAATTCAAAATGCAAGCCAGATGATAAGAACCATTTCGGAACAAACGAATTTATTAGCTTTAAATGCGGCTATTGAAGCATCTAGAGCTGGCGAAGCTGGAAAAGGGTTTGCAGTTGTTGCGGACGAAATACGAAAATTGGCGGAGCAATCAAATCAATTCACTAAGGAAATTGCCACTGTTATAGGAGACTTAACAGCAAAAACTGGACAAGCTGTTCAGACTATCCAAGAAGTGAATCATATTGTCAATTCTCAAGCTACAAGTGTTAAAACTACGAATGGCAAGTTTGAAGATGTTGCAAACTCTATTGAAAAAATAAAAACGGTCATTGAGGAATTATATAACTTAGGCAATAATATGGGTGAAAAGAAGGACGAAGTAATAGATATTCTACAAAACTTATCTGCCATATCGGAAGAAAATGCAGCTGGTACGGAAGAAGCAGCCGCATATTTACAAAATCAAACAAACTCCATTTATGAAATTGCCAATTCCAGTGAAGAATTAGCAAAGTTAGCTAATAAAATGCAGGAAAATGTCTCAAAATTTACGATTCAAACAAACTCAACTCGATTGTAA